CATAGATGTTCTCTTCTTTTTGAGTTTTATATCCGATGAAGGATACCGTAACGCTGTATGGACCTCCAATTCTCATGTTGCGAATGTCAAAGGCGCCGCCGTTTCGAACCGCAGTTCCGTAAGTGGTACCGCTTGGTTCATGGACGACAATCACATTAGCGCCGACGAGGGCTTCGCCTTGAGCATCTGTAACCAGGCCATTCATGGCGCCCGTGGTTACTCCTTGTGCAAAAACGCTGCCGGTTAAAAATAATGACAGACAAAAGACCAGTAGCAATTTGTTTCGTACTGATTTTGTCATCTCATCTCTCCTTTTTTGAGGTTATTAATTTAGTGATTTTTTAGACGATAAGATTCCCTAAGAAGGTAAGATTGAATAAAACAATATAAAAGGAAAATGTTACAAAAGCTTTAAGATTTTAAAGAAAATTAATTTTTTTTAAGAAAAGGAAATAGAAATAGTTTTATACTATATATGTGGAATTAATTTGTAAGATATACAATATATGCTAATTGTCAAGCTTTTTTTAACAGGAGGGAAATTAAATTTGAAAAAGTTTGATAATGTCGATTATTTCTTCGGTCTGGTTGGCGCGGTAATCCGGTTCCCAACTATTATTTCCGCTTTTATCCGAACCATATAAAGCTCCAATTGTTAGTATTTTTACTTCTGGTTTCTGTTCCCGGAGCACCCTGTTCGCGTTGGCCGCACATTTCAC
The genomic region above belongs to candidate division KSB1 bacterium and contains:
- a CDS encoding carboxypeptidase regulatory-like domain-containing protein — encoded protein: MTKSVRNKLLLVFCLSLFLTGSVFAQGVTTGAMNGLVTDAQGEALVGANVIVVHEPSGTTYGTAVRNGGAFDIRNMRIGGPYSVTVSFIGYKTQKEENIYVNLAQTVRIDFKLQEEAIEMELIEVIAEQDEVLNAGRTGAATFINSEQIQQLPSIKRSTRDLIRLDPRSDGNYSFGGRNWLY